The Sorangiineae bacterium MSr11367 genome window below encodes:
- a CDS encoding 2Fe-2S iron-sulfur cluster-binding protein, whose product MAQRGVHPFERRDSGDFRKTTARTHKSMVLHKLTLLPQNVDILLPSGSPLTDIEYESPERLIPFGCRSGACGACIVEVLEGLEVLGDAGDEELDFLQDLGRADGKHRLACQCRLLGPATVRVD is encoded by the coding sequence GTGGCGCAGCGGGGCGTTCATCCATTCGAACGCCGCGACAGTGGCGATTTTCGCAAAACGACCGCAAGAACCCATAAATCGATGGTCCTGCACAAATTGACGTTGCTGCCGCAGAACGTGGACATTCTACTGCCGTCCGGTTCACCGTTGACGGATATCGAATACGAGTCGCCGGAGCGACTCATTCCTTTCGGCTGCCGCTCGGGGGCCTGTGGTGCTTGCATCGTCGAAGTACTGGAAGGCCTCGAAGTATTGGGAGACGCGGGGGACGAGGAGCTCGATTTTTTACAAGATTTGGGTCGCGCAGATGGCAAACACCGCTTGGCATGTCAATGCCGTCTACTTGGTCCAGCGACCGTCCGCGTCGATTGA